Genomic DNA from Halobaculum sp. MBLA0147:
GACTCCCGTTCCGCCTCCAACTCCGCCTTCCGCTCGCGCAACTCCTCGATGCGGGCCTCCGTCTCGGCCAACTCCGACTCCGCCCTGTCGCGGTCCGCCTCGACCTCGCGGACCTTCTCTTTGGCCGCCGACACCCGCTCGCGGGCGTCTTCGATATCGCTCTCGACGGCTTCGATCTCCTCGCGCAGCGACTGGCGCTCGTCCTCCAACTCGTGGATCTCCTCGGCGATCCGTTCGAGTTTCCCGCCGCCGCTCTTCGAGAACGCGTACCGCGACCCGCCGCCGGAGCCACCCGTCATCGCGCCGCTGGTCTCGACGAGGTCCCCGTCGAGTGTGACCATCCGGTACTGCCCCATCAGGTCCCGTGCGGTGTCCATGTCCTCGACGACGAGTGTCGTCCCGAGCACGTACGAGAAGATCCCCTCGTACTCGGCGTCGTACTCCACGAGATTCCGCGCGAAGTCCACCACACCGGGGTGCGACGGGAGCGACGGCAGCCCGCGCTCGTCCATCTCCGTCAGCGGGAGGAACGTCGCTCGCCCCGCGTTGCGCCGCTTGAGGTAGTCGATACAGTCGCTCCCGACGCCGTCGTCGTCGACGACGACGTTCGCGAGTCGCCCACCCGCGGCCGTCTCACAGGCCCGAGCGTACTCGGAGTCGACGGCCCCGAGTTCCCCCACCGGTCCGTGGACACCCGAGAACTCCGCGTTCTGGACCGTCGTCACCGCCCGCGGCCAGGAGGCGTCGCCGGTCGACTCCGCCTTCGCCTCCAACTCCGCGTACTCGTTCTGTTTCTCGCGGATCTCCGCCTCCAACTCGTCGAGGTCGTCCTCCAGCGCCTCGCGTTCCTCCCGCAACTCCGCGACGAGTTCCTCGGCCGTCTCGCGGTTCTTCTCGGCACTGTCCAACTCCGACTCCAACTCCGAGACGCGGCGTTCGAGGTCCGGCACCTCCGTCTCCGCCTCGGCGATCTCCGACTCCACGTCCTCGATCTCCGTCGAACGGCGGCGGGCGTCGTCGAGCAGCCGGTCCTTCTCGCGTTGCCGTTCGTGGACCGCCTCGCGCAACTCCTCGGCGCGCTCCTTCTTCTCCGCGAGGGCCGCCTTCAGTTCGTCGTACTCCGTGTCCGCGTCCTCGATCTGTGCCTCCACGTCCGCCAACGCCGACCGTTTCGAGGCGAGTGTGGACTTCAGGTCCGCCTTCTCGACTTTCGTCTCGCGGAGTTGCGCCTCCAACTCGTCGATCTCCTCGTTCTTCCGGTCGATCTGGACGAACGCCTCGCGGCGTTCCGTCTCGGCGTCGTCGCGCCGTTCCGCCTGCGTCTCGATCTTCCCCTCCAAGGTGGCGATCTCGCCTTTGATCTCCTCGATCTCCGACTTGATCTCCAACTGCTCCTCCTCGCCCGTCCGCTCGATCTCCTCGTTCAACGCGGCGAGGTCCGCCTCCAAGTCGTCGACGCGCGCCTGCCGCTCGTCGAGCGTCTCGCGGCGGTCGGCCAACTCCGCCTCGGCGTCGTCGACCTCCGCGTCGGTCGCGTCGAGTTCGGCGCGTTTGTCCTCCAGTTCGGCGGCCGCCCGGTACCCCTCGTACTCCTCCTTCTCGTCGCGTAGCGACTGGTACTCCAGCGCCGTCTCTCGCTCGTCGGAGAGCCGCTCCAGGCGGTCTTCCTTCTCCTCGATCCGGAGTTCCGCCTCGTCGATCCGCTCCTCGACGGTCTCCAACTCCTCGAAGGCGTCCTCCTTCTTGGCGTCGAACTCCGCGACGCCGGCGATCTCGTCGATGATCTCCCGGCGCTCGTGGGGCGTCATGTTGATGATCCCCGTCACGTCGCCCTGCATCACGACGTTGTACCCCTCCGGCGTCACGCCGGCCTGCGCGAGCAGGTCGCGGATGTCCGAGAGGTTCACCGACCGCCCGTTGAGGTAGTAGTAGGAGTAGTAGTTGTCGTCGGTCTCCTTCACCCGGCGTTTGATTCGGATCTCGTCGACCTCGCCGACCTTCTCCGTGCCGGCGGCGTTGACGACCTGCGAGCGGTCCAGCGTCCCCTCGGTGTTGTCCAACACCACTTCGACGCTGGCCTCGCGTGGGCCGTCGCTCCGCCGACCGTCGGCGTGACCCGGGTTGTAGATCAGGTCGGTCAGTTTCTCCGCGCGAATCCCCCGCGTCCGGGCCAACCCCAGCGCGAAGAGGACGCCGTCGATGATGTTCGACTTCCCGGAGCCGTTCGGCCCAGTGATGACGGTGAAGTCCTCGTAGAAGGGGATGCGCGTCTCGCGCCCGAAGCTCTTGAAGTCGTCCAAGACGAGTTCTTTGATGTGCATCGATCACTCGTGGTCCGCCGTCTGGGTCGGCCGGCCCCCAGTGCCGGCGTCTGCAGTTCCGG
This window encodes:
- the smc gene encoding chromosome segregation protein SMC, whose product is MHIKELVLDDFKSFGRETRIPFYEDFTVITGPNGSGKSNIIDGVLFALGLARTRGIRAEKLTDLIYNPGHADGRRSDGPREASVEVVLDNTEGTLDRSQVVNAAGTEKVGEVDEIRIKRRVKETDDNYYSYYYLNGRSVNLSDIRDLLAQAGVTPEGYNVVMQGDVTGIINMTPHERREIIDEIAGVAEFDAKKEDAFEELETVEERIDEAELRIEEKEDRLERLSDERETALEYQSLRDEKEEYEGYRAAAELEDKRAELDATDAEVDDAEAELADRRETLDERQARVDDLEADLAALNEEIERTGEEEQLEIKSEIEEIKGEIATLEGKIETQAERRDDAETERREAFVQIDRKNEEIDELEAQLRETKVEKADLKSTLASKRSALADVEAQIEDADTEYDELKAALAEKKERAEELREAVHERQREKDRLLDDARRRSTEIEDVESEIAEAETEVPDLERRVSELESELDSAEKNRETAEELVAELREEREALEDDLDELEAEIREKQNEYAELEAKAESTGDASWPRAVTTVQNAEFSGVHGPVGELGAVDSEYARACETAAGGRLANVVVDDDGVGSDCIDYLKRRNAGRATFLPLTEMDERGLPSLPSHPGVVDFARNLVEYDAEYEGIFSYVLGTTLVVEDMDTARDLMGQYRMVTLDGDLVETSGAMTGGSGGGSRYAFSKSGGGKLERIAEEIHELEDERQSLREEIEAVESDIEDARERVSAAKEKVREVEADRDRAESELAETEARIEELRERKAELEAERESVDEEMTTLDEEIAEREAEIETLEDEIEEVEAELADSEIPELTDRADEIRTEIADVEDRMDDVDAEKNELELQLEYVEEAVADLNDTVEAAQERKADAEETIAAHEDRIAELEETLEGKRDEIAELEEQLSALKEERSDLKDELREAEGERDAADDAVEETSARLDDLQETAERLRWEIEELEAQVDEYDPEEIPDHDTVANEIERLEAEMAEMEPVNMLAIEEYDEVEAALAELRERRDVLVEERDGIEDRIASYESQKRETFTEAFESIDGHFREIFERLSAGSGELHLENPEDPFDGGLTMKAQPADKPVQRLDAMSGGEKSLTALAFIFAIQRHNPAPFYALDEVDAFLDAANAERVGELVDELAEEAQFVVVSHRSALLDRSERAVGVTMQDDNVSAVTGIQVGADGEGGDGEVSADD